In Aedes albopictus strain Foshan chromosome 3, AalbF5, whole genome shotgun sequence, the following are encoded in one genomic region:
- the LOC115257481 gene encoding NPC intracellular cholesterol transporter 2 homolog a-like: MFKYLLLAALIPAVMLQNADNVDHESWPQVSIRPCAGVRPPPRQVRIEDCVELPCLLPRGRDANMAMDFTAVQDASNLNTVVTATALGITAPYELPAERAAACNWLVQSRCPISAGEDLTYHLSMPVTAIYPLVSVTIEIDVVDQTGQSHGCFVVDTRVVAN; encoded by the exons ATGTTCAAGTACCTGCTTTTGGCTGCGCTCATCCCAGCAGTTATGCTGCAGAACGCCGACAACGTCGACCACGAATCATGGCCCCAGGTTTCCATCCGCCCATGCGCCGGAGTTCGCCCACCACCCCGTCAAGTGCGCATTGAGGATTGCGTTGAGCTGCCATGCCTGCTGCCCCGTGGACGTGACGCCAACATGGCTATGGATTTCACCGCTG TCCAGGATGCTTCCAACCTGAACACCGTTGTGACCGCTACTGCTCTGGGAATCACTGCCCCCTATGAGCTGCCAGCTGAGCGTGCCGCTGCTTGCAACTGGCTGGTGCAATCCCGTTGCCCAATCTCGGCCGGAGAGGATCTGACCTACCACCTGAGCATGCCCGTGACTGCTATCTACCCACTGGTCAGTGTGACCATCGAAATCGATGTCGTTGACCAGACCGGACAGTCCCACGGATGCTTCGTCGTCGATACCCGTGTGGTTGCTAACTAA